In the genome of Pelobacter seleniigenes DSM 18267, one region contains:
- the glmS gene encoding glutamine--fructose-6-phosphate transaminase (isomerizing): MCGIVGYIGGQEASPIIIEGLRKLEYRGYDSAGICTLNGGAPQIRRAEGKLINLEKILTTTPALGTRGIGHTRWATHGRPSEINAHPHKADGIVVVHNGIIENYLKLKEQLVEAGHQFSSETDTEIIAHLIDEHYRRCGDFEEAVRSALRQVKGAYAVAIVCQQEPDKLIAAKFGSPLVVGQGQGEYLVASDIPAMLSHTREMIFLEDGEVAVFTPEKMWVTDLQGTLLEKQSKTITWSPLMAEKGGFKHFMLKEIYEQPRALADTMAGRLQLDEGDVFLEDLNLTAEDLAGLDKIFVIACGTSWHAGLVGKFYLEKLARIPVEIDIASEFRYRDPIVAANSLTVLISQSGETADTLAALREAKSKGGKTLCICNVVDSSIARESDAVIYTHAGPEIGVASTKAFTTQLVALYLLALKLGRVRGQLSAAGCQQKITDLLTLPRKVEEVLELDGSIENIAKNYMNARDFLYLGRGNQYPIALEGALKLKEISYIHAEGYPAGEMKHGPIALIDENLPVVVLVPQNATYDKVVSNMQEVCARGGIVIAITSGTDERLRQQVSALIQVPELDDDLMPILTSIPIQLLAYHVAVLKGTDVDQPRNLAKSVTVE; the protein is encoded by the coding sequence ATGTGTGGAATCGTTGGTTATATCGGTGGGCAAGAAGCATCACCGATCATTATTGAAGGACTGCGAAAACTGGAATACCGGGGCTATGACTCAGCGGGGATCTGCACGCTGAACGGCGGTGCCCCGCAAATTCGCCGGGCGGAAGGAAAACTGATCAATCTGGAAAAGATCCTGACCACGACGCCGGCCCTGGGCACCAGAGGCATCGGCCATACCCGCTGGGCGACTCACGGCCGGCCGTCGGAGATCAATGCTCATCCTCACAAAGCTGATGGTATCGTTGTGGTTCACAACGGAATCATTGAAAATTATCTGAAGCTCAAAGAGCAATTGGTCGAGGCTGGACACCAGTTCAGCTCGGAAACCGATACCGAGATTATCGCCCATCTCATTGATGAGCATTATCGCCGCTGTGGCGATTTCGAGGAAGCGGTCCGTTCCGCCCTGCGCCAGGTGAAAGGCGCCTATGCCGTGGCCATCGTCTGCCAGCAGGAGCCGGATAAACTCATCGCCGCCAAGTTTGGCTCGCCACTGGTGGTCGGCCAGGGGCAGGGGGAATATCTAGTTGCTTCCGATATCCCGGCCATGCTGTCGCACACCCGGGAAATGATTTTTCTCGAAGACGGTGAAGTGGCGGTCTTTACCCCGGAAAAAATGTGGGTGACCGATCTGCAGGGCACGCTACTGGAAAAACAGAGCAAGACCATTACCTGGAGCCCGCTGATGGCTGAAAAAGGCGGCTTCAAGCACTTCATGCTCAAGGAAATTTACGAGCAGCCGCGTGCTCTCGCTGATACCATGGCCGGCCGGCTGCAGCTGGACGAAGGGGACGTTTTCCTGGAAGATCTGAATCTGACCGCGGAGGATCTGGCCGGTTTGGATAAAATCTTCGTGATCGCCTGCGGCACCTCCTGGCATGCCGGGCTGGTCGGTAAATTTTATCTGGAAAAACTGGCGCGGATTCCGGTGGAGATCGACATCGCCAGCGAATTCCGTTACCGCGACCCCATCGTCGCTGCCAACAGCCTGACCGTGCTGATCAGTCAGAGCGGCGAAACCGCCGATACCCTGGCCGCCCTGCGCGAAGCCAAAAGCAAGGGGGGGAAGACGCTCTGTATCTGTAATGTGGTCGATTCATCCATAGCCCGGGAAAGCGATGCCGTGATTTACACCCATGCCGGGCCGGAGATCGGTGTTGCCTCCACCAAGGCCTTTACCACGCAATTGGTGGCGCTGTATCTATTGGCCCTCAAACTGGGGCGGGTGCGCGGCCAGCTGAGCGCAGCGGGCTGTCAGCAGAAAATAACCGATCTGCTCACCCTGCCGCGCAAGGTGGAAGAGGTTCTGGAATTGGATGGCTCGATCGAGAATATCGCCAAAAATTACATGAATGCTCGGGACTTCTTATATCTGGGGCGTGGCAACCAGTATCCCATTGCCTTGGAAGGAGCCCTCAAACTCAAGGAAATTTCCTATATCCACGCCGAAGGCTATCCGGCTGGCGAAATGAAACACGGCCCCATCGCGCTGATCGACGAAAATTTGCCGGTTGTGGTGCTGGTGCCGCAGAACGCAACCTACGACAAAGTCGTCTCCAATATGCAGGAGGTCTGCGCTCGCGGTGGGATTGTCATCGCCATTACCAGCGGCACCGACGAACGCTTGCGACAGCAGGTCTCGGCCCTGATTCAGGTGCCTGAACTCGACGACGACCTGATGCCGATTTTAACCTCTATCCCGATCCAGCTGCTGGCCTATCACGTCGCCGTGCTCAAAGGGACGGACGTTGATCAGCCGCGGAATCTGGCCAAGAGCGTGACCGTGGAATAG
- a CDS encoding response regulator, whose amino-acid sequence MAKILLVDDVDLFLELERSYLEGCGYELVTASSGEETLKRLDRISPDILLLDYYMPGINGDEVCRAIRKNSRWHKLPILMVTAAGKPEEVQNCLDAGCDDYITKPVNKEELQEKVKRLLGDIRRRLNERVKVKIPIQIYEGEKINVARAEDLSASGMYLKSSTPLQENATVEIRLEGADGQPITLFGKIKRTADDDQKGCGVYFIYPDQKSKRMLAQLVLDQKAAQLQQEGGDDNLSRRMQLLEQECTHLRNAQDDALRRIGELEQENLDFANQLVQVEEVNNNLTNLYIASSRLHSTLDREETLEIIKEVVINFVGAEKFAVFLYDKNTNKLHFETGEGFDTNENFPEVPLGEGVLGKTAAQEENYFLPGSVSGGSDDILSPIVAIPLVIHGQMIGLLAIYRLFIQKEQLESIDYQLFSMLGEHAATALFSSTLYGRSERKRQTYQGVVDLLLK is encoded by the coding sequence ATGGCAAAAATCCTGCTGGTTGACGATGTCGACCTTTTTCTGGAGCTGGAACGCTCGTACCTTGAAGGCTGCGGCTATGAACTGGTCACTGCATCCTCGGGTGAAGAGACCCTGAAACGGCTGGACAGGATTTCCCCTGATATCCTGCTGCTTGATTATTATATGCCGGGCATCAATGGTGACGAGGTCTGTCGCGCCATTCGTAAAAATTCCCGCTGGCATAAACTGCCGATTCTCATGGTCACTGCGGCCGGCAAACCGGAAGAAGTCCAAAATTGCCTCGACGCCGGCTGTGACGACTATATCACCAAGCCGGTGAATAAGGAGGAGCTGCAGGAGAAAGTCAAGCGGCTGCTCGGTGATATTCGCCGCCGGCTCAATGAACGGGTCAAAGTCAAAATCCCGATCCAGATATATGAAGGTGAAAAGATCAATGTCGCCAGAGCGGAGGACCTTTCCGCCAGCGGGATGTATCTGAAATCGTCAACTCCGTTGCAGGAAAACGCCACCGTGGAGATCCGCCTGGAAGGGGCGGATGGCCAGCCCATCACCCTGTTCGGCAAGATCAAGCGAACCGCTGATGACGATCAGAAGGGCTGCGGGGTTTACTTTATTTATCCGGATCAAAAGAGCAAACGGATGCTGGCCCAGCTGGTGCTCGACCAGAAGGCTGCCCAGCTTCAGCAAGAGGGGGGCGACGATAATCTCAGCCGGCGAATGCAGCTGCTCGAACAGGAATGCACCCACCTGCGCAATGCTCAGGACGATGCTTTGCGCAGGATCGGCGAGTTGGAACAGGAAAATCTCGATTTTGCCAATCAGCTGGTGCAGGTCGAAGAGGTCAATAATAACCTGACCAATCTGTATATTGCCTCGTCCCGGCTGCATTCCACCCTGGATCGTGAAGAGACCCTGGAGATTATCAAGGAAGTGGTGATCAATTTTGTCGGGGCGGAGAAGTTCGCGGTTTTCCTCTATGACAAAAATACCAATAAGCTGCACTTTGAAACGGGGGAGGGGTTTGATACCAATGAGAATTTCCCCGAAGTCCCCCTCGGCGAAGGGGTGCTGGGAAAAACCGCGGCCCAGGAAGAGAACTATTTTCTCCCCGGCTCGGTCAGTGGTGGTTCGGACGATATCCTTTCGCCGATTGTTGCCATCCCGTTGGTTATTCACGGGCAGATGATCGGCTTATTGGCGATCTATCGGTTGTTCATTCAGAAAGAGCAGTTGGAATCCATCGACTATCAGCTGTTTTCCATGCTCGGTGAGCATGCCGCAACAGCGTTGTTTTCTTCGACGCTGTATGGTCGTTCTGAGCGCAAGCGGCAGACCTATCAGGGGGTTGTCGACCTGCTGTTGAAGTAG
- a CDS encoding B12-binding domain-containing radical SAM protein, protein MNILIVTLHVAPSAQAVALAAGCLKAALPHHLQKQTTLLDIFPGQPHEELCATLLAHNPEVIAFPLYVWNRAQILELSRRLKQERPQVFLFAGGPEAGADSFGVLREGALDGVIRGEGEHPFAELLSNLEANKPLTCSAFVSRAVSSAGPLPPAACSDPAQLVSPWLSGQLELQEGCGVLWEVARGCHFNCAFCYDTKGRSGVCPLPFPRLRQELELFRRKRVSQIWVLDSTFNAPPERGKKLLRLLAEVAPEIHYHIEAKADFLDAETAELLTRLPCSVQIGLQSAQPEVLKPLRRKLDQEQMSRQLQLLTDAGVTFGLDLIYGLPGDNHQGFCNSLDFALNRQPNQVDIFPLAVLPGTELFASQQAFGIAGEMDPPYQLTANRSYPPADLAASRLLAAATDIFYNRGRAVGFFLQLCQAVQQSPAALLQSFADWLIRDRQLPLEQILAAETWWPTAILPLQLQFAADRLKHQQRGNCISIAIDLIHYHYLCAETVLADECCPIELSGKRGNRGKLRWRRNPQLHIHQFNHALADIERHGALPLTKLAGKLKPAREYGIFLRQGGDFIIEALSDEFAEFLLAADGRQDMISFSRNFPAVSRDEVDFAIAQGLLIPANA, encoded by the coding sequence ATGAACATTCTCATTGTTACCCTCCATGTCGCCCCTTCGGCACAGGCCGTGGCACTTGCGGCGGGCTGTCTGAAAGCGGCATTGCCGCACCATCTGCAAAAACAGACCACCCTGCTCGATATCTTTCCCGGCCAGCCCCACGAGGAGCTTTGCGCCACCCTGCTGGCGCACAATCCCGAGGTCATCGCTTTTCCCCTTTATGTCTGGAACCGGGCACAGATCCTTGAGCTGAGCCGCCGGCTGAAACAGGAACGGCCACAGGTTTTTCTGTTCGCCGGGGGGCCGGAGGCCGGTGCCGACAGTTTCGGGGTCCTTCGGGAAGGAGCTCTTGACGGGGTGATCCGGGGCGAGGGGGAACACCCCTTTGCCGAGCTGCTGAGCAACCTGGAGGCCAACAAGCCATTGACCTGCAGCGCTTTCGTCAGCCGGGCGGTCAGCTCCGCGGGCCCCCTGCCGCCGGCGGCCTGCAGTGATCCGGCGCAGCTGGTTTCACCCTGGCTAAGCGGCCAGCTCGAATTACAGGAGGGCTGCGGGGTGCTCTGGGAAGTTGCCAGAGGCTGCCATTTCAACTGCGCCTTCTGCTATGACACCAAAGGACGCAGCGGCGTCTGTCCGCTGCCGTTTCCCCGCCTGCGGCAGGAGCTGGAACTGTTTCGCCGCAAACGGGTCAGTCAGATCTGGGTGCTCGATTCAACCTTCAACGCTCCGCCGGAACGCGGCAAGAAACTGCTCAGGCTGCTGGCCGAGGTCGCTCCCGAGATCCATTATCATATTGAGGCCAAGGCTGATTTTCTCGATGCCGAAACCGCCGAGCTGCTGACTCGGCTGCCCTGCTCGGTGCAGATCGGCCTGCAATCGGCCCAGCCCGAAGTGCTCAAGCCGCTCCGGCGCAAACTGGATCAGGAACAGATGAGCCGACAGCTGCAGCTGCTAACAGACGCCGGTGTGACCTTTGGCCTTGATCTGATTTACGGTCTGCCCGGTGACAATCACCAGGGCTTCTGCAACAGCCTTGATTTCGCTCTGAACCGGCAACCGAACCAGGTCGATATCTTTCCACTGGCGGTACTGCCCGGCACCGAACTCTTTGCCAGCCAACAGGCGTTCGGCATTGCCGGGGAAATGGATCCGCCCTACCAGCTGACCGCTAACCGCAGTTACCCGCCGGCAGACCTGGCCGCAAGTCGCCTGCTGGCTGCGGCAACGGATATCTTTTACAACCGCGGCCGCGCCGTCGGCTTTTTCCTGCAACTCTGCCAGGCTGTACAGCAAAGCCCGGCAGCGTTGCTGCAAAGCTTTGCCGACTGGCTCATCCGCGACCGGCAACTCCCCCTGGAGCAGATCCTGGCCGCAGAAACCTGGTGGCCGACCGCTATCCTGCCGCTGCAACTCCAGTTCGCAGCAGACCGGCTCAAGCACCAGCAGCGCGGCAACTGCATCAGCATCGCGATCGATCTGATCCATTATCATTACCTCTGTGCCGAAACCGTCCTGGCCGACGAATGCTGCCCGATTGAGTTATCCGGCAAGCGCGGGAACCGTGGCAAGCTCCGCTGGCGTCGTAACCCGCAGCTGCACATCCATCAGTTCAATCATGCCCTGGCTGATATTGAAAGACATGGTGCGCTGCCGCTGACCAAGCTGGCCGGAAAATTGAAACCTGCCCGAGAATATGGAATTTTTCTACGTCAGGGGGGGGATTTTATTATCGAAGCGCTGAGTGACGAATTTGCGGAGTTCCTGCTCGCGGCAGACGGTCGCCAGGACATGATCAGCTTCAGCAGGAACTTCCCGGCGGTCAGCCGGGATGAAGTGGATTTTGCCATCGCCCAGGGACTGCTGATCCCGGCCAACGCATAA
- a CDS encoding thioredoxin family protein: MRIDILCKPGHPETCQNTVENVREALSKLGVEAEVHQYNDSKKMIDNRIYVVPALMIDDQVRIAGRVPAVDEIVNFIAERPRYLKDVAIVA; this comes from the coding sequence ATGCGAATCGATATTCTCTGTAAACCGGGGCATCCTGAGACTTGTCAGAATACTGTTGAAAACGTTCGTGAAGCTCTGAGTAAACTTGGAGTTGAGGCAGAAGTCCATCAGTACAATGATTCAAAAAAGATGATCGATAACCGGATTTATGTGGTTCCGGCTCTGATGATAGATGATCAGGTCCGCATTGCCGGGCGTGTCCCTGCGGTTGATGAAATCGTCAATTTCATAGCCGAACGGCCGCGCTATCTGAAAGATGTCGCCATTGTCGCCTGA
- a CDS encoding Hsp20/alpha crystallin family protein, giving the protein MFALQFVNEMDSMQREMNRLFRHTGLMGSNRPGPAVGLLRAEDKGAAFVVEATLPGLDPEQLSIDVLGRKLTISGRFQDNPPAGDDVRWYRKERRSGAFEQSLVLAAELDTEKVEAEYKHGILRIDLPKAAAALPKKIAVNVG; this is encoded by the coding sequence ATGTTCGCATTACAATTTGTCAACGAAATGGACAGCATGCAACGGGAAATGAATCGGCTTTTTCGCCACACCGGCCTGATGGGCAGCAACCGTCCCGGTCCCGCGGTCGGCCTGCTTAGAGCCGAAGATAAAGGAGCTGCCTTTGTCGTTGAAGCGACGCTGCCCGGACTCGACCCAGAGCAACTGAGCATTGATGTCCTGGGCCGTAAGCTGACTATCTCCGGTCGTTTCCAGGATAATCCGCCTGCCGGTGACGATGTCCGCTGGTATCGCAAAGAACGGCGCAGCGGAGCCTTCGAACAGTCGCTGGTTTTGGCTGCGGAACTGGATACCGAAAAGGTCGAGGCTGAATATAAGCACGGGATCCTCAGAATTGATTTACCCAAAGCCGCGGCGGCTTTACCGAAGAAAATCGCCGTCAATGTCGGCTGA
- the glmU gene encoding bifunctional UDP-N-acetylglucosamine diphosphorylase/glucosamine-1-phosphate N-acetyltransferase GlmU, with protein sequence MNKGLVAIILAAGKGTRMKSALPKVLHPLCGSPMLGYPLEAARQAGFQQMKVVIGHGAEQVCEAFPAADIEWVEQTDQLGTGHALMCAANALRGYSGPLLLLCGDVPLLTADTVRQLYNYHTHEDAAVTVLTAQMPNPTGYGRVIRAGEQVLQIVEEKDADEQQRQVTEINTGTYLFDAAFVLGALKGLNKNNAQKEYYLTDVVAAAVAAGKKTRALCVEDPTEAMGINDRCQLAEAEVLMRWKINAGLMQGGVSMTDPTTVYIDNGVEIGMDTVLHPNVHLRGKTSIGRNCIVETGVVVVDSVIADGVHLKAGSVIEESRIGELCEIGPMAHLRPGNVLLGKNKIGNYVEAKKSIFGEGTKASHLTYIGDAEVGKNVNFGCGTITCNYDGVHKHKTIIEDDVFIGSDTQFVAPVKIGRNSLIAAGSTITKDVPADSLALARTPQKIVPGWRTRKQKKS encoded by the coding sequence ATGAATAAAGGATTAGTCGCAATTATTTTGGCTGCAGGAAAAGGGACCCGGATGAAATCGGCGCTGCCCAAGGTGCTGCATCCGCTCTGTGGAAGCCCGATGCTGGGGTATCCGCTGGAAGCGGCCCGACAGGCCGGTTTTCAGCAGATGAAAGTTGTTATCGGCCATGGTGCCGAGCAGGTCTGCGAGGCTTTTCCCGCCGCTGATATCGAATGGGTTGAGCAGACCGATCAGCTCGGAACCGGACATGCGCTGATGTGTGCGGCCAATGCGCTGCGTGGTTACAGTGGCCCGTTGCTGCTGTTGTGCGGGGATGTCCCGCTGTTGACTGCGGATACGGTCCGCCAGCTCTACAACTACCATACCCACGAGGATGCGGCAGTGACCGTGCTGACCGCGCAGATGCCGAATCCGACCGGCTATGGCCGGGTGATCCGCGCTGGCGAACAGGTGCTGCAGATTGTCGAAGAAAAAGATGCCGACGAGCAGCAACGCCAGGTCACGGAAATTAACACCGGGACCTATCTGTTCGATGCGGCCTTTGTCCTTGGCGCCTTGAAAGGGTTGAACAAGAACAACGCCCAGAAGGAATATTACCTGACCGATGTGGTCGCAGCCGCTGTTGCGGCCGGCAAAAAAACGCGTGCCCTGTGTGTTGAGGATCCGACCGAAGCCATGGGAATCAACGATCGCTGCCAGCTGGCCGAGGCCGAAGTCCTGATGCGCTGGAAGATCAATGCCGGACTGATGCAGGGCGGCGTCTCAATGACCGACCCGACCACGGTCTATATCGATAACGGGGTCGAGATCGGTATGGATACGGTCCTGCATCCCAATGTGCATCTGCGCGGCAAGACCAGCATCGGCCGCAACTGTATCGTAGAAACCGGCGTCGTGGTGGTTGATTCGGTGATTGCTGACGGGGTTCATCTGAAGGCTGGTTCGGTCATCGAAGAATCCCGCATTGGTGAGCTCTGTGAAATTGGGCCAATGGCACATTTACGGCCGGGCAATGTGTTACTTGGGAAAAATAAAATTGGCAACTATGTCGAGGCAAAAAAATCGATTTTCGGCGAGGGGACCAAAGCCAGTCACCTGACCTATATCGGAGATGCCGAAGTTGGGAAAAATGTCAATTTCGGCTGCGGCACCATTACCTGCAACTATGACGGTGTCCACAAGCACAAGACGATTATCGAAGATGATGTCTTTATCGGCAGCGATACCCAGTTTGTCGCCCCGGTCAAGATCGGTCGCAACAGCCTGATCGCCGCCGGTTCAACCATTACCAAGGATGTCCCTGCCGATTCCCTGGCTTTGGCCAGAACACCGCAGAAAATTGTTCCCGGCTGGCGGACCCGTAAACAAAAAAAATCCTGA
- a CDS encoding Hsp20/alpha crystallin family protein yields the protein MSDKEMMKQELDSVEKINQAKPLHWATPAVDIYETADELVVLADLPGVQESALQLEVSRGVLTLEAAVEAAEDQRQYGYYRQFQLSERIDADAGEAALKDGVLTLRLPKSAAAKPKRIAVKTLH from the coding sequence ATGAGTGACAAAGAGATGATGAAACAGGAACTCGATTCCGTTGAAAAAATAAACCAGGCAAAGCCGTTGCATTGGGCCACCCCGGCAGTGGATATCTATGAGACTGCTGATGAACTGGTGGTGCTGGCCGACCTGCCGGGAGTGCAGGAAAGCGCGTTGCAACTGGAAGTTTCCCGCGGGGTGTTGACCCTGGAGGCAGCGGTGGAAGCCGCTGAAGACCAGAGACAATATGGCTATTACCGGCAGTTTCAGCTCTCCGAGCGGATTGATGCTGATGCCGGCGAGGCTGCCTTGAAAGATGGGGTCCTCACCCTGCGGTTACCGAAAAGCGCGGCAGCCAAGCCGAAGCGGATTGCCGTCAAAACCCTGCATTGA
- the clpB gene encoding ATP-dependent chaperone ClpB gives MDMNKTTQKVQDALQAAQAHALRLGHVEIDGEHLLLALFEQQEGLAPRLLQKMNIAVPEVVDGLRKELENRPRMGGPGADSSKLYASRRLSNLLLQAENEAKQLKDDYVSVEHIMLAAVAEGERSASGRLFKKLHVDRDKLLQALTQVRGNQRVTSQDPESTYEALAKYGRDLVEEVKKGKLDPVIGRDEEIRRVIRILSRKTKNNPVLIGEPGVGKTAIVEGLAHRIVRGDVPEGLKGKTVYSLDMGALVAGAKYRGEFEERLKAVLKEIHDSQGRILLFIDELHTIVGTGKSDGAIDAGNMLKPMLARGELHCIGATTLDEYRQYLEKDPALERRFQPVMVQQPNVEATISILRGLKERFEVYHGVKIQDNALVAAAELSHRYIADRFLPDKAIDLVDEACATIRTEIDSMPAELDAITRRLMQLEIEEAALKKEKDPASKERLAVLQKELAELKGNEQTLAAQWQLEKGGIRSVQQLREEIEKVRLAIGEAERSYDLNRAAELKHGRLPELERQLRQEEEKLQSADAQAKLLREEVTDDEIAEIVSRWTGIPVTRLVESERDKLLKLDEILHQRVIGQDEAVQRVADAVIRARAGIKDPRRPIGSFIFLGPTGVGKTELARALAEALFDSEDNLIRIDMSEYMEKHAVSRLLGAPPGYVGYEEGGQLTEAVRRQPYAVVLFDEIEKAHPDVFNVLLQVLDDGRVTDSKGRTVSFKNAVVIMTSNIASQYLLEGIRDGEIPETVLHQVEQELRRNFRPEFLNRIDDTVIFKPLSKQEIRQIVQLLVAELQARVAERRLTLTLTDAACDFIAETAYDPIFGARPLKRFIQRQLETKVGRSLIAGDFPEGSRLLVDLKDGELVVTAER, from the coding sequence ATGGACATGAATAAAACCACCCAGAAAGTTCAGGATGCCTTACAGGCCGCTCAGGCTCACGCCCTGCGCCTAGGCCATGTCGAAATTGATGGTGAACATCTGCTGCTGGCGCTTTTTGAACAGCAGGAAGGTCTTGCTCCGCGCCTGTTACAGAAGATGAATATCGCTGTTCCTGAAGTTGTCGACGGGCTGCGCAAAGAACTCGAAAACCGACCGCGGATGGGTGGTCCCGGGGCCGACAGCTCCAAACTGTACGCCAGTCGCCGGCTCAGCAACCTTTTGCTGCAGGCCGAAAACGAGGCCAAACAGCTGAAGGATGACTATGTCAGCGTTGAACATATTATGCTGGCCGCAGTGGCCGAAGGGGAGCGGAGCGCATCCGGGCGGCTGTTCAAAAAACTGCATGTTGATCGCGACAAGCTGCTACAGGCCTTGACCCAGGTTCGCGGCAATCAGCGGGTGACCAGCCAGGATCCGGAGTCGACTTATGAAGCCCTGGCCAAATATGGTCGCGACCTGGTTGAAGAGGTCAAAAAAGGTAAACTCGATCCGGTGATCGGTCGTGACGAAGAAATTCGCCGGGTGATCCGGATCCTGTCGCGCAAGACCAAGAATAACCCGGTGCTCATCGGTGAACCGGGGGTTGGTAAAACCGCCATTGTCGAAGGCCTGGCCCACCGGATTGTCCGCGGCGACGTTCCCGAAGGGCTCAAAGGGAAAACCGTGTATTCCCTCGATATGGGAGCGCTGGTCGCCGGTGCAAAATACCGGGGAGAATTTGAGGAACGGCTGAAAGCCGTGCTCAAGGAAATTCATGACAGCCAGGGGCGGATCCTGCTCTTTATCGATGAACTGCATACCATTGTCGGGACCGGCAAAAGCGACGGCGCTATCGATGCCGGCAACATGCTCAAGCCGATGCTGGCCCGGGGGGAACTGCACTGTATCGGTGCCACGACCCTGGACGAATATCGCCAATATCTGGAAAAAGATCCGGCCCTGGAACGGCGCTTTCAGCCGGTCATGGTTCAACAGCCAAACGTTGAGGCCACGATCAGTATCCTGCGCGGACTCAAAGAGCGCTTTGAGGTTTATCACGGGGTCAAAATTCAGGACAATGCCCTGGTTGCAGCCGCAGAATTGAGTCATCGCTATATCGCCGACCGTTTTCTGCCGGATAAAGCCATCGACCTGGTTGATGAGGCCTGTGCGACGATTCGGACTGAGATCGATTCCATGCCTGCCGAGCTGGACGCGATTACCCGCCGGCTGATGCAGCTGGAAATCGAAGAAGCGGCCCTGAAAAAGGAAAAGGATCCGGCCAGCAAGGAACGGCTGGCGGTGCTGCAGAAAGAACTGGCCGAATTGAAGGGGAACGAACAGACCCTGGCTGCCCAGTGGCAGCTTGAAAAGGGCGGCATCCGTTCGGTTCAGCAGTTGCGTGAAGAGATTGAAAAGGTGCGCCTGGCCATCGGCGAGGCGGAACGCAGCTATGATCTGAACCGGGCTGCGGAACTCAAACATGGCCGGTTGCCGGAACTGGAAAGACAACTGCGGCAGGAAGAGGAAAAGCTGCAAAGTGCCGATGCGCAAGCCAAACTGTTGCGGGAAGAAGTGACCGATGATGAGATTGCCGAAATTGTTTCTCGCTGGACCGGAATCCCGGTCACGCGGTTGGTTGAGAGCGAGCGGGATAAACTGCTGAAGCTCGACGAGATCCTGCATCAGCGGGTCATCGGTCAGGATGAGGCGGTGCAGCGGGTAGCCGATGCGGTGATCAGAGCGCGGGCCGGCATCAAGGATCCGCGTCGGCCCATCGGTTCCTTTATCTTCCTCGGCCCGACCGGGGTCGGTAAAACCGAGTTGGCCCGGGCCTTGGCCGAAGCCCTGTTTGACAGCGAGGACAATCTGATTCGCATCGATATGTCGGAATATATGGAAAAGCATGCCGTCAGCCGGTTGCTGGGAGCCCCTCCCGGCTATGTCGGCTATGAAGAGGGCGGCCAGCTGACCGAGGCGGTGCGGAGGCAGCCGTATGCGGTGGTGCTCTTTGACGAAATCGAGAAAGCCCATCCGGATGTCTTCAATGTCCTGCTGCAGGTGCTCGATGACGGCCGGGTGACAGATTCCAAAGGACGGACCGTCAGTTTCAAAAACGCCGTGGTCATCATGACCTCGAATATCGCCTCGCAGTACCTGCTGGAAGGCATCCGCGACGGGGAGATCCCCGAAACCGTTTTGCACCAGGTCGAACAGGAGTTGCGGCGAAATTTTCGACCGGAATTCCTTAACCGGATCGATGACACGGTTATCTTCAAGCCGCTGTCCAAACAGGAAATCCGGCAAATTGTCCAGCTGCTGGTCGCCGAACTGCAGGCACGGGTTGCTGAACGGCGCTTGACTCTGACCCTGACGGATGCCGCCTGCGACTTCATTGCCGAGACCGCCTACGATCCGATCTTTGGCGCGCGGCCGCTGAAACGGTTTATCCAGCGGCAGCTGGAAACCAAGGTCGGCCGCTCCCTTATCGCCGGCGATTTTCCGGAAGGGAGTCGGTTGCTGGTCGATCTGAAAGATGGTGAGCTCGTGGTAACTGCTGAACGCTGA
- a CDS encoding MXAN_5187 C-terminal domain-containing protein has product MNDRRSIAQELDDIQQEIKELEILYEQYFAGLERREPYQKRKDVARRLRHFTNRHIVWTDLKFRYQGLASRFMSYGQHWDRILRLIDEGKYHRHLAKIKKPSVAQNSTHSSGEQDEASQLQQQLKQARQACGIGGETPSAEKVAAFLASQREKIRERYGDKPIQFSIDTSDGRPRIKVSLKK; this is encoded by the coding sequence ATGAATGATCGTCGTTCGATAGCGCAGGAGCTGGATGACATCCAGCAGGAAATCAAAGAGCTGGAAATACTCTATGAGCAGTATTTTGCCGGTCTGGAGCGGCGTGAGCCATACCAGAAACGCAAAGATGTCGCCCGCCGCCTGCGCCACTTTACCAACCGGCATATTGTCTGGACCGATCTCAAGTTCCGTTACCAGGGCCTGGCGTCTCGCTTCATGTCCTACGGCCAACATTGGGACCGGATCTTGCGGCTGATTGACGAAGGGAAATACCACCGTCATCTCGCCAAAATAAAGAAACCCTCCGTGGCCCAGAATTCCACTCATTCCTCGGGCGAACAGGACGAAGCGAGCCAACTGCAGCAGCAACTCAAGCAGGCCCGGCAGGCCTGCGGAATCGGCGGGGAAACACCCAGTGCCGAGAAAGTAGCCGCATTTCTCGCCTCGCAGCGTGAAAAAATCCGCGAACGCTACGGCGACAAGCCGATTCAGTTCAGTATCGATACCAGCGACGGCCGCCCCCGCATCAAAGTCAGCCTGAAGAAGTAA